Proteins encoded in a region of the Acidobacteriota bacterium genome:
- a CDS encoding SAM-dependent chlorinase/fluorinase, producing MNKVSGIISLLTDFGEEDHYVGTMKGVILGINPSLRLVDITHNIPPHDIYQASYLLSCYYRYFPPGTVHLVVVDPGVGGKRKPIIAVTGSYYFVLPDNGLLSFISAREKVRAFEIRKEKYLITPRGTTFQGRDVFAPAAAHLASGVSPRLFGPKISDFVEFSLPKVEVMGDVLIGEVIHIDRFGNVVTNIDLSFFKRYVKKFIAIEVNKRKITEIKKSYEEGKEGGPFAIFGSSDYLELSVYQGRADELLSVRRGDKILVYFNKNQ from the coding sequence GTGAATAAAGTTTCCGGTATCATCTCCCTTCTTACTGATTTTGGTGAGGAGGATCATTATGTAGGTACGATGAAAGGGGTAATCCTCGGGATCAACCCCTCGCTCAGATTGGTGGATATCACCCATAACATACCCCCACATGATATATATCAGGCTTCCTACCTTCTCTCCTGTTATTATCGGTATTTTCCACCGGGCACGGTTCATTTGGTGGTGGTTGATCCGGGGGTAGGGGGGAAGCGAAAGCCCATCATTGCGGTAACCGGGAGCTATTATTTCGTACTTCCGGACAATGGACTTTTATCCTTCATCTCGGCGAGAGAGAAGGTTCGAGCCTTTGAGATAAGAAAGGAGAAATATCTTATTACTCCGCGGGGGACGACTTTTCAGGGAAGGGATGTCTTTGCCCCGGCAGCAGCTCATCTTGCTTCGGGTGTTTCCCCTCGTCTTTTCGGTCCAAAAATCTCTGATTTTGTCGAGTTTTCCCTGCCCAAAGTTGAAGTAATGGGTGATGTTTTGATCGGGGAGGTGATCCACATAGATCGCTTCGGCAATGTTGTTACCAATATCGACCTTTCCTTCTTCAAGCGATATGTAAAGAAATTTATCGCAATTGAAGTTAATAAAAGGAAAATTACCGAAATCAAAAAGAGCTACGAGGAAGGGAAGGAAGGAGGACCCTTCGCTATCTTCGGGAGCAGTGATTACCTGGAACTGAGCGTCTATCAGGGGAGAGCAGATGAGCTCCTCTCTGTTCGCCGAGGAGATAAAATTTTGGTTTATTTTAATAAAAATCAATGA
- the mnmA gene encoding tRNA 2-thiouridine(34) synthase MnmA — MKRKIASAMSGGVDSSVATFILVSQGYQVMGVSMLLSKIEEIGYGERRCCSLDDLIDARRVARKLGIPYTAIDLSTEFTNTVIKPFVEAYLAGLTPNPCVRCNRLMKFGYLFDRMRKLGYSLIASGHYAKVEYDGEGKRYLLRQGKDKEQDQSYFLFELSQEQLAHLILPLGELTKNEVRKIAEKEGLPVSDKRDSQEICFVPGNRYTEVVEKHSERKDLKGEIVDTSGRVLGYHRGIYHYTIGQRRGLGVALGEPLYVIEIDPVNNRIVVGSEEHLLKKRLIARDINLIALPKIPKGYPVIAKIRYKHRGEEAILNPLPEGRMMVEFKNPVRAITPGQAVVFYEEDIVIGGGWIEKAF, encoded by the coding sequence ATGAAGAGAAAGATAGCCTCGGCTATGAGCGGTGGTGTCGATAGCTCGGTTGCCACCTTTATCCTCGTTTCTCAGGGATACCAAGTAATGGGGGTTTCTATGCTTCTTTCCAAGATCGAGGAGATAGGCTACGGAGAGAGAAGATGTTGCTCCCTCGATGACCTCATCGATGCCCGAAGGGTAGCGAGGAAACTGGGTATCCCCTATACCGCTATCGATCTCTCCACTGAGTTTACCAATACGGTAATAAAACCCTTTGTCGAAGCTTATCTCGCCGGACTCACCCCCAATCCTTGTGTCCGCTGTAATCGACTTATGAAGTTCGGCTACCTCTTCGATAGGATGAGGAAGCTCGGTTATTCCCTTATCGCCAGCGGCCATTACGCTAAGGTGGAATACGATGGGGAAGGGAAACGTTATCTCCTTAGACAAGGGAAGGATAAGGAACAGGATCAATCATATTTCCTCTTCGAGCTCTCTCAGGAACAACTCGCCCATCTCATCCTTCCTTTAGGAGAGCTCACCAAGAACGAGGTTAGAAAAATCGCGGAAAAGGAAGGCCTCCCGGTATCGGATAAAAGGGATAGCCAGGAGATATGCTTTGTCCCAGGAAATAGATATACCGAAGTGGTGGAAAAACACAGTGAGAGGAAGGATCTTAAAGGAGAGATAGTCGATACATCGGGCAGGGTCCTTGGTTATCACCGGGGCATATATCACTACACCATAGGGCAACGCCGAGGGTTGGGAGTAGCTTTAGGAGAACCGCTTTATGTAATCGAGATCGATCCGGTTAACAATCGGATCGTCGTAGGTTCTGAAGAACATCTGCTGAAAAAGAGGCTCATTGCAAGAGATATTAACCTCATCGCCCTTCCCAAAATCCCCAAAGGGTATCCAGTTATTGCCAAGATCCGCTATAAACATAGAGGGGAAGAGGCAATCCTCAATCCTTTACCCGAAGGGAGAATGATGGTAGAATTTAAAAATCCGGTAAGGGCGATAACGCCGGGACAGGCGGTGGTCTTCTATGAGGAGGACATCGTAATTGGAGGCGGATGGATAGAAAAGGCTTTTTAA